The following are encoded together in the Populus trichocarpa isolate Nisqually-1 chromosome 5, P.trichocarpa_v4.1, whole genome shotgun sequence genome:
- the LOC7479139 gene encoding ras-related protein RABC1 isoform X1 — MDSSSNAPEFDYLFKLLMIGDSGVGKSSLLLSFTSDTFEDLSPTIGVDFKVKFVNIGGKNLKLAIWDTEKDLVGQVSPADSQCLFTAGQERFRTLTSSYYRGAQGIIMVYDVTRRDTFTNLSEIWAKEIDLYSTNQDCIKMLVGNKVDKESDRAVTKKEGINFAREYGCLFIECSAKTRVNVQQCFEELVLKILDTPSLLAEGSKGVKKNIFSEKRPQPDASTSSCC, encoded by the exons ATGGATTCAAGTTCGAATGCTCCGGAGTTTGATTACTTGTTCAAGTTGTTGATGATTGGAGATTCTGGTGTTGGGAAAAGTAGTCTCCTTTTGAGTTTCACTTCTGACACCTTTGAAGATCTCTCCCCCACCATTG GTGttgattttaaagtaaaatttgtGAATATTGGAGGGAAAAATCTGAAACTTGCGATATGGGATACTG AGAAAGATTTAGTTGGCCAAGTATCTCCTGCTGATTCCCAATGTCTGTTCACAGCTGGTCAGGAGAGATTTAGAACATTGACAAGTTCATACTACAGAGGGGCCCAAGGGATCATTATGG TCTATGATGTAACTCGACGAGACACATTTACCAATCTCTCTGAGATATGGGCTAAGGAAATTGATCTATATTCAACAAATCAAGATTGCATCAAGATGCTTGTTGGAAACAAGGTTGACAAG GAAAGTGATCGGGCGGTGACAAAAAAGGAGGGCATAAACTTTGCTAGGGAATATGGATGCCTCTTTATTGAATGCAGCGCTAAAACCCGTGTTAATGTACAACAATGTTTTGAAGAGCTTGTTCTAAAG ATTTTAGATACACCCAGCCTATTGGCTGAGGGTTCCAAAGGTGTAAAAAAGAACATCTTTAGTGAGAAGCGGCCACAACCTGATGCATCCACTAGCAGTTGTTGCTGA
- the LOC7479139 gene encoding ras-related protein RABC1 isoform X2 produces MDSSSNAPEFDYLFKLLMIGDSGVGKSSLLLSFTSDTFEDLSPTIGVDFKVKFVNIGGKNLKLAIWDTAGQERFRTLTSSYYRGAQGIIMVYDVTRRDTFTNLSEIWAKEIDLYSTNQDCIKMLVGNKVDKESDRAVTKKEGINFAREYGCLFIECSAKTRVNVQQCFEELVLKILDTPSLLAEGSKGVKKNIFSEKRPQPDASTSSCC; encoded by the exons ATGGATTCAAGTTCGAATGCTCCGGAGTTTGATTACTTGTTCAAGTTGTTGATGATTGGAGATTCTGGTGTTGGGAAAAGTAGTCTCCTTTTGAGTTTCACTTCTGACACCTTTGAAGATCTCTCCCCCACCATTG GTGttgattttaaagtaaaatttgtGAATATTGGAGGGAAAAATCTGAAACTTGCGATATGGGATACTG CTGGTCAGGAGAGATTTAGAACATTGACAAGTTCATACTACAGAGGGGCCCAAGGGATCATTATGG TCTATGATGTAACTCGACGAGACACATTTACCAATCTCTCTGAGATATGGGCTAAGGAAATTGATCTATATTCAACAAATCAAGATTGCATCAAGATGCTTGTTGGAAACAAGGTTGACAAG GAAAGTGATCGGGCGGTGACAAAAAAGGAGGGCATAAACTTTGCTAGGGAATATGGATGCCTCTTTATTGAATGCAGCGCTAAAACCCGTGTTAATGTACAACAATGTTTTGAAGAGCTTGTTCTAAAG ATTTTAGATACACCCAGCCTATTGGCTGAGGGTTCCAAAGGTGTAAAAAAGAACATCTTTAGTGAGAAGCGGCCACAACCTGATGCATCCACTAGCAGTTGTTGCTGA